The following nucleotide sequence is from Bradyrhizobium roseum.
ACGCCGGCATCAGCGTGAACGCAGCGATGCCACAGGCATTGTCGAGGCCCGCGCTGATGATCCCGGCATGGATGAAGCCATGCTGCTGGGTGAATTCGGCGGAATAGTCCATCGCCAGATCGACCTCGCCCGGCTCCATCCGCGCGATCGAAATGCCGAGCATCTTCATCGCCCGCTGCTGCTCGAAGGTGTGAATCGCGATCGCACGGAAATCCGGGTTCTTGGGCTCGAAGCGCGACATGGTTCACGCCATCGCCGGATCGAGTTGCTTTTCAGCCGCGCTACGGATCGCGGGCGCGAACGGCACGGATTTCCGCGTCTGCCGGTCCATGTGGACGCCGACGAATTCGCAGGTCGCGGCGGTCTCGCTGGTTTCGCCGTTGCGCATCTCGTGTACGAAACGGATCGACCTGTCGCGGATTTCCAAGCGCCGGCTCCTGACCTCGACGATGTCCCCGGCCAATAGCTCGCGCTTGTAGGCGATGGTCATGTGCCCGACGTGATCGCACTGCCACGGATAGACCGTGCCGCGATAGGTCGCGTCCGTCCGCATCGTTCGCTCCCGCCTTTTTAATTTTGATACGGTAGCGTATCATACCTTGCCCGGGCTAGCAATACGGTGCCGTATCAATACGCGCCGGGGCCGGACCATGACCGATACCAAGACAGCCGCCAGAGCAGACGCGCGAACCCGCGAGGTGCGCAGCGAGAGCTGGATCGAGGCGGGGCTGGAGGAGATTGCGCGCACCGGCGTCGAAGGCGTGCGGGTGGAGGTGCTGGCGAAAAGCCTCGGCGTCACCAAGGGGGGCTTCTACCGCCGCTTCCGCGACCGTGCGGCGCTGCTGGAGGCCATGCTGAAGACCTGGAGCGAGGGGCGCATTGCCGCGATCCAACGACACGCCAGCCTCGACGGCGCTTCCGCGCGCGAACGGCTGCAGGCACTGATCGCGCTTTATTCCGAACGGATGAATACCGCAGGCATGGCAGTCGAGCTGGCGATCCGGCAGTGGGCGCGCTCCGACGAGCTCGCTGCCAACGCGGTGGCGAGCGTCGACGTCGCACGGCTGAAGAATGTCGGCCTGCTCTACCGGGCCACCGGCCTGCCGGCGGAGGAAGCCGACGCGCAGGCGTTCCTTTTCTACTGCTTCGTGTTCGGCCAGAGCCTGCTGTTCCTCGAGCGCGGCCCGCGCAAACGCGCGCAGCTGGTGGCGAAATCCGCCGAAACATTGCTCCGCGATTTGTAGGCGCGGCCGAATCCTCCGGCCGCGCCCGCTTCGGTTGCAGCTCAGGCCGCGCCCTTCAGCTTCTTGGCGCATTCGCTGTAATAGCCGCCGCCCTTCTGGATCCACTTCATGCCGCCATTGCCGTTGGAGGCCTTGTTGGCGTTGTACTGGTCGAGGCAGGTGTGCATCCGCGCCTTGCCGGCGGTCTCCTTGGAATATTTGGCATCGACGGCGTGCGGATAGACCGCGGGACCTGACGGCGCGGCCGGCGCCGCAGCTTCCTTTGCCGTTTCCTTGCTGGCTTCCTTATTCGAGTCCTTCTTGGCGGCTTCCTTCGCCTCCGTGGCGGGGGCGGCGGTTGCGGCCGTCGCATCGGCGCCGCATTGGGCTTTCCGGAAGTCGTTCCACTTCTGGTCGCCGAGCGTGCCGGCAGTTTTGGCAGCCTGGTATTTGGCGCTGCATTCCTGCGCGGTCAGGGCGTTGGCCGGCGAGGTAATCGCCAGCGCCGCCAATCCTGACAGCGCAATCGCGCCCAGTATTTTTGTTTGAATCGTCATCCCTGGTCTCCATGGAGAAGTCATCTGCGCCTTCCATTCTAGCGCAACCTCAGCTTGCGGCAACGCACCGAGCCACCCGGCCGGTAAAATTTTTATGCTGACGGGATGCGCGATCTGCCTCCACATTCAGCGTCGGTTCAGCCGACGCGGCGTGAGATTTGTGCAGGCATTGTGCAGGTCTCTTCCTTGCATTGCTGCAATCGCGTGGCGCATTTGTCCCTCGCGCACGGATTTGCCATAAGGCGGCGTGAGCCTGATCCCCACTTCGATGTCCGCCGCCATTGCCGACCGTGCCACGATTCTCGGGACGCTCGAGACGCTTGTCATCGGGACTGCCGGCGGCCTGCTGTTTATGTGGCTCAATTTGCCGGGCGGGCTGATTTCCGGTGCGATGGCCACCGTGGGCATCGCCGCACTCTCGGGGCGGCCCGTCACCATGCCGCCGATCCTGACGCAGACCGTGCTGGTACTGCTCGGCATCATGCTGGGATCGCTGGTGTCGCGGCAACTGATCCAGCACATGAGCGCCTATCCCCTGACCATCGGGCTGCTGGCGCTGGCGACATTCTGCTCGACCTTCAGCTCCAGCATCTACCTGCAGCGCGTGCACGGCTGGGACAAGACCTCGGCGCTGCTGGCCGGCAGCCCCGGCGCACTGTCGCAGATCACCATGCTGGCCGCCGAGAAGGGCGCCGATGTCGCCGCAATCGCCGTGGTGCAGACCATGCGGGTGATCATCCTGACCGCGGCGCTGCCGCTTGTGGTGGCGTCGACCGGCATTGCGTCCTCGCCGCCAACGGCGGTGATCAGCCTGATCGCATCGCCGGTCGAGCTCGCCGTGCTGGCGGCTGCGGGGGTTTTCGCTGCGCTGCTGCTTCGGCTGGCCAAATTTCCGGCGAGCTGGATGTTCGGCGCGATGATCGCCTCCGCCGTGCTGCACGGCACCGACGTGATCGAAGGCGGCCTGCCGCCGTGGATGCGCAACGTGGCGCTGGTCGGCATCGGCGCCGTGATCGGCACCCGGTTTGCGCGGATCAGCAGGTCGACGCTGGTCAGCCACCTCAACGCCGGACTGGGCTCGTTCGCGGTCGCCATATCCATCTCGGCCATCTTCGTCACGATCATCGTGCTATCCACCAACGTCCGCTTCGCCGACGTCGTGGTGGCGTTCGCACCGGGCGCGATGGACGCCATGCTGGCGCTGGCACTCACACTGCACATCGATCCGATTTTCGTCGGCGCCCATCATCTGTCGCGCTTCGTATTCGTCTCGATCACGACACCGGGGATCGTGCATCTGTTCGGACGGCCGCAAGAGGATGTCGACGATTGAGGTGATGGACGCGGCCCGCGACCTACGCGCTCCGCTTCGTCGCCACGATGCCCCACAGGACCATCATCGCCATCAGAAGCGAGATCAGCACGTTGTAGCCGGCGAGTGAGAGGCCGAGGAAACGCCACTGCACCTCGTCGCAACGGATCACCTTGACCGTGTCCAGGCGCTGCAGCAGCGTGCCGGCGCTGCCGAGATCGACCACCGGCCCGGAGCAATCGGTCGGCCCCGGCCAGAACTTCCATTCAACGCCGGCGTGATAACCGCCGAGCCAGGCATTGGCGAGCGCGGCCAGCAGCAGCACGGCAAACCCCGCCAGCAGCAGCGGCCTCGGCGCCCCCCGCACGGCGGCAAAGGCCACCGCGAGCGCGAGCGGCACGGCCAGATAATAGGCATAGCGCTGTTCGAGGCAGAGCGGACAGGGCCGAATGTCCAGCACGAGCTGAAAGAACCAGGCGCCCGCGAGCGTGGCGGCGGCGACCACCGCAATAGCCAGCGCCGCAGCGGCCGCGGGATCGGCCGAAAAGCGGGTCGGGGGGGAATGGGCGGCGGCTGACGTCACGGATAGTCTCCGGAGCACAATTCATGCTCAAGCAGGCACCCGCCTCCTATCCCGCCGCCGCGTGCGTGTCGAGCCGCGGAACAATCACATCCGCGCGGGTTGACCCGCGCAGGCCGCCCGCTATATTCCGCCCGCTTCGCCGCACCGGGCACCCGCCCCGCGACCGAAGGCCCCTGTGGCGGAACTGGTAGACGCGCTCGACTCAAAATCGAGTTCCGCAAGGAGTGCTGGTTCGATTCCGGCCAGGGGCACCAACCAGGCTGTTCAAGCCCGTTCGAAATCGTCCGCAACCGTCCGCGTAGTGCTTAGGCGTACCTTGCCGTTCGTCAGCGATCCACCGACCCGTTTGTAAGACCGGTCCGAGTAACCTCAGCTGCGCATCCATGCTGAATGCGGTTGAAAATCTGGACAAGGGCCGTGCCCCCTCGCCCTAAGCGTTGGCGCGGGAATGGGCGTATTGTCCGCGGTATCGGCACCAAGGTCCGGGTGCTGTGCCCTCTTGCCCGCTTCCCGGTTGTTTCTTGAAAAACTACGGCGGAATTCTGAAAGACGCTGGCTCGATACCCGGTGCACAATCCGCGTCATCAACGCTGATAGCGATCCGTCGGATCAAGCGACAGCGCCATGGTCCCAATTCGCAAGCTGGAGAAGACAACGTGCCGGATCTGTTCAGTCCCTTCACGCTCAAAGACATCACGCTGCGCAATCGCATTGTGATGTCGCCGATGACTATGTACAACTCGGTCGACGGCAAGCTCGATGATTATCACGTCAGCTATCTTGGCGCCCGCGCCGCGGGCGGTTTCGCGCTGGTGTTCGGCGAACAGATGGCAATCACCCCTGACGGACGCACCACGACCTCCTGCGCCGGGATCTGGAGCGACGACCAGATCGAGGGCCACGCCCGGGTCTGCGCCATTATCGAGCGCATGGGCGGCATACCGGCGATTCAGCTCGGCCATACCGGCCGCAAGGGCAGCGAACTGCCGCCGCACAAGGGCGTCAATGCAGAAGGCACGTGGAAGCAATTGCCGCCGGATCACCGCGATGGCTGGACCTGCCGGGCGCCCTCGGCGATCCCCTATGGCGGCGGCGGCCATATCTATCCGGTGCATGAACTATCGGTCGCCGAGATCAAGGAGCTGCATCAGGCCTATGCCGACGCCGCCCGCCGCGCGCTTGCAGCCGGCTACAAATGGCTGGAGATGCATTATGCCCATGGCTATCTCGGCGCCAGCTTCTT
It contains:
- a CDS encoding PaaI family thioesterase → MSRFEPKNPDFRAIAIHTFEQQRAMKMLGISIARMEPGEVDLAMDYSAEFTQQHGFIHAGIISAGLDNACGIAAFTLMPASTGILTVEFKTNLLAPARGQRFAFRATVIKPGRTLTVCEARAYAVHDGVETLIATMSGTLMALPSGMKGSISMPT
- a CDS encoding acyl-CoA thioesterase — translated: MRTDATYRGTVYPWQCDHVGHMTIAYKRELLAGDIVEVRSRRLEIRDRSIRFVHEMRNGETSETAATCEFVGVHMDRQTRKSVPFAPAIRSAAEKQLDPAMA
- a CDS encoding TetR/AcrR family transcriptional regulator; this encodes MTDTKTAARADARTREVRSESWIEAGLEEIARTGVEGVRVEVLAKSLGVTKGGFYRRFRDRAALLEAMLKTWSEGRIAAIQRHASLDGASARERLQALIALYSERMNTAGMAVELAIRQWARSDELAANAVASVDVARLKNVGLLYRATGLPAEEADAQAFLFYCFVFGQSLLFLERGPRKRAQLVAKSAETLLRDL
- a CDS encoding AbrB family transcriptional regulator — translated: MSAAIADRATILGTLETLVIGTAGGLLFMWLNLPGGLISGAMATVGIAALSGRPVTMPPILTQTVLVLLGIMLGSLVSRQLIQHMSAYPLTIGLLALATFCSTFSSSIYLQRVHGWDKTSALLAGSPGALSQITMLAAEKGADVAAIAVVQTMRVIILTAALPLVVASTGIASSPPTAVISLIASPVELAVLAAAGVFAALLLRLAKFPASWMFGAMIASAVLHGTDVIEGGLPPWMRNVALVGIGAVIGTRFARISRSTLVSHLNAGLGSFAVAISISAIFVTIIVLSTNVRFADVVVAFAPGAMDAMLALALTLHIDPIFVGAHHLSRFVFVSITTPGIVHLFGRPQEDVDD
- a CDS encoding disulfide bond formation protein B is translated as MTSAAAHSPPTRFSADPAAAAALAIAVVAAATLAGAWFFQLVLDIRPCPLCLEQRYAYYLAVPLALAVAFAAVRGAPRPLLLAGFAVLLLAALANAWLGGYHAGVEWKFWPGPTDCSGPVVDLGSAGTLLQRLDTVKVIRCDEVQWRFLGLSLAGYNVLISLLMAMMVLWGIVATKRSA